GAGCTGCACCACGCCCAGCGGAGGGTTCTACCTCCTGGTCGACTGCCGGGAGGTGCTGGGGAGGTCGACGCCGGACGGCCGGCGGATCGGCACCGACGAGGAGTTCGCCCGTCACCTCCTCGACAGCCGGCAGGTCGCCGTGATCCACGGGGCGGCCTACGGCGCGCCCGGCTACTTCCGTATCTCGTTCGCCACCTCCTCGGACGTCCTCACCGAGGCGTGCGCCCGTATCGCGACGGCCTGTGCCGCGCTCTCCTGAAAGGCCACCATGATCCGCGTCAGTACGAAGTTCGAGCGGCCGGACGCCACCGTCGTCGAGCGACTGAGCGCCTTCTCCTCGGCCACCGTCCACGAGGCACAGGGCCGGCTCGGCGCCCTGGACTCCGCCATCAAGCCCGTCGACCACCGGATGTCCCTGTGCGGCCCCGCGTTCACGGTCCAGTGCGCGCCCCGCGACAACCTGATGCTCCAGACCGCCATCGCCTACGCCCGTCCCGGTGACATCGTCGTCGTCTCGGCCGGCGCCTACGAGGAGGCCGGTTCCTTCGGCGACGTCCTCGCCAACGCCTGCCAGGCCAAGGGGCTCGGCGGTCTCGTCACCGACACCGGCGTCCGTGACACCGAGGACCTGCGGGCCCTGGGGTTCCCCGTCTTCTCCCGCAGCGTCTCCGTCAAGGGCACAGTGAAGGAGACCGTGGGCCCGATGTGCGAGCCGGTGACCGTCGGTGGCGTACTCGTCCGCCCGGGGGACGTGGTGCGGGCCGACGCCGACGGTGTGGTCGTCGTACGCCGGGAGGACGCGGCGGAGGTGGTCACCCTGTCCCAGGAACGGATCGACGCCGAGGCCGGGTACATCGCCGCCTACCGGTCGGGAAGGACCGTCATCGAGATGTGCGGCCTCGAACCGCTGCTCGCGGCCAAGGGGTTGGTCGTCGACGACGAGTGACGGCACGACGTGGGCGGGCGGACACCGAGGCGTCCGCCCGCCCTTGGCCGTCCCCCGCCGCCCTAGGGCCCTTCTGATGGATCTCCGCGGCGTCGCGACGCCCGGCACGCACGCTCGCCGCACGGCGCGAAGGGCCAGGTGGCTCCGCCACAAGACCCTCCACGCCGCACGCCGAGCGCACGCACCGAACGCCGCTCCTTCTCCCACGGAGATCCACCAGAAGGGCCCTAGCCGTCGCTCCGGTAGACGGAGATCCCGGTCAGCGTGGGCGTGTACCGCTCCGTCGCGATCGTCCCGGTGAGCGCCACCCGCAGCCGGGAGGTGGTGATGTCACCGAAGCCGGACACGGTCAGATCGTGACCGATGCCGGTGTCACGGGTCGCGAAGGTGACCCAGCGGCCGGCCGCCGCGTCCCACCGTTGCAGATCGAACGTCCGCACCCGGGGGTTGGTGCCCGAGTCCGTGTACTCGTCCAGATACACCTGGTCGAAGGTGGTGTTCGCGCCGAGGTCGATGTCGAGGGTGACGGGATAGGCCGCGTCGTCGGCGGCGGCCCAGCGGGTCGTGGGGTTCCCGTCGGTGAGTCTGTCGGCGGTGAGCGTGCCGTTCGCCCCGGGGTGGGTCGAGCTGGCGGTGACCGGTCTGCCGAGGGCGAGGTCGGCCCGGTTGTCGGCCTCCTCCTCGATCGGATCGTCGTCCACCGGGTTCGGGACCTTCGGGCCGATCAGGGTCTCGGCCATACCGATGTCCGGGGCGTCGCCGTGGTAGATGTGCCGGCCCAGGAAGTCCTGGGTGCCCAGACGGGGGTTGTAGCGTCCGGCGTCGACGAGCGGTGAGTCGTCGCGGAGGGCGAAGTGCGCGGCGGCCTCCCGGATGCGGTGCACACCCGCCCCCGTGACGTAGTCGGCCGGGTCACCGACGAAGCGCGGGTCGGCCCGCGGTCCGTCCGGGTCGGCCGGTTCCTGGGGCGAGTGGGTGCCGCCGGCCTCGTAGTAGTCGTTGTGCGCGAACACCGCCTGCCGCAGGGCGCCCGTCCGGCGGTACCAGGTCGTCGGTCTGGTCTCCGAGGTGTTGTAGAAGACGTTGTTGAGGAAGTAGACACGGCTCAGGAACGTCTCGTCGTGGACGTAGTCGAGATCCGCGCCGTCATAGACGAACGTGTTGTTCGTGAAGTACGTCGGCGAGTAGTTCGTCGACAGCATGTTCTTCACCAGGACGCCGTTGTCGTTCACGCTCAGGTTGTAACGGGCTATCGAGTTCGCGCTGTTGCCCATGTAGGCCATCCAGCCCGCCGCGTTGTCGTGCGAGTAGTTGAACTGGTACGTGACGTTGAAGTTGGTGTATTCGAGATCCCACGGTGTGCCGTCGTACTCGTTGTCCGGGCCGCCGTAGACCTCGTTGAACTGCATCACCGAATCGGCTCCGGCCCACAGATACAGCGCGCAGGACACCGCGTCGTAGCGTTCCAGATAGCCGTTCACCTCGTTGTACTCGACCGTCATGTGCTTGGTGTTGGCGAGCTGGATCGCGCCCTGGCCGACGCTCTCCGCGTAGTTGTGGCCGATGTAGACGTCACGGCTGTACAGATCGCGGGTGCGCACCCACAACTGCTCCCAGCCCTCGTGCCACTTCCCGCTCTCGTCGTACTGACCGGCGTCCGCGCCGTCCGCCGCGAACCAGTTGAAGGCGAACTGGACGGCGTGCAGTTCGACGTTCTCGAAGGTGTTGTTCTCGATCCGGACGTCCTTGAAGTAGTAGCCGCCCGTGCCGTAGTTCTTGTAGCTGCGGCTGCCGAACACCTGGAAGTTCACCGCGCCGTAGTGGATGCGCTGCCAGGTGCTCGGGCCGTCGAGATGGTGGACGTACACGTCCGAGATCCGGAAATGGTCCATGACGCTGTCCGCGCCGCCCGCCAGGAGATCGGCGTTGATCGAGATCATGATGCCGTCGCGGACGTACGTCCCCGTGGTGATGTCGGTCGCGAAGTCGTCGTCATTGGAGAGTTCGACGTTGTTGATGTTCCAGTACTGCTGGTTGCGCAGCACGATGGCACCCGTCAGCCCGACCGTCGCCGGATTCTTCGTGCCGTCCGCCCTGAACGGACTCCGCACCTTGCCGTTCGTCGCGATGTAGGGGCGTCGCGCGTCCGGATCGCCGTACGCGGAGACGGTGATCGGCCGGCCCGCGGCACCCGAGCCCTTCGGCCACAGCTGCTCGTCCTGCCACTGAGCGCCGGCCTTCAGCAGGACGCGGTCGCCGGGCGCGAACGTGGTCGCGTTCGCCTTGCCCAGGGTGCGCCAGGCGGCGGCCGGCGAGGTCCCGGCCGCGCTGTCGCGACCGAGGGCGGCGTCGATGAAGTAGTCCTTGCCGCCGGTGGTGTTCGGCGTGTTGCCCGGCCAGACGGGCTTGATCCTTACGGGCTCGCGCTGCGGGGCCGTGCCGGCGTGCGCGGCGGGCACCAGCGCTCCGACGAGCAGTGCGGCGAGCAGGGCGACGAAGCCCACGTACAGCGTCCGGGCGGGGCGCGGAGGTCCGGTGTCGACGGGTCTCATTGCTGCACATCCTCTGCGTTGATGGCACCCAGCGCCGCGCTGTCGACATCGATGTCACCGTCGTCGATCCGACGCTGGAGGTACTGGTCGAACTTCTCCGCGACGAGCGACTGCCGGATCCGCCCGGAGTACGCGGCGAACGCCTTGCCCTCGTCGACGCGCCTGCCGTCGAGTTCGTAGTACGTGATCCGGCCGGTGCCCGGGACGGGCGCGGACACCTCACCCGTCCGCAGCTTGCCGAGGACCGCCGCGAGGTCCTGGTCGTGCGCGTTGAGGCCGCCCGCGCCACCGCCGTCGTACGTGGCGGTCGTCAGCTCGGCGCCGGGCTCCTCCGGGACGACGTCCGCGAGGCGCTCGGCGTCGGCCACCCGGCGCTGGAGGCGGGCGGCGTGGTCCGGGGGAGCGCCGACGGGCGTCGGCACGACCAGCCGGGTGTACGTGTACGTCGTCGCGTTGGCGCTCCACGCGTCCCGGTCGGCGTCGAACGCCTGCCGGACCTCGGCGTCGGTGACCGTGAGCGGCCCCTTCGCCTCCGCGCCCAGCCGCTTCTTGAGGCTCGTGGTCAGTTCGGTGAGCCGGTGGGTGTAGTACTCGTCGGGGGAGAACTCCGTGACCCCGTAGACGGTGCGCCCGGCGGCGACGGCCTGGGCCCGGGACTCGTTCTCCCGCTCCAGCCCGGCGACGAAGTCCGCGTGGTCCACGGAGTCCACGAGGCCCTGTTCCTCGGCGAGGACGAGGGTGGTCTTGTCCCGCCGGATCTCGTCGAGCGCCCGGGATTCGAGACGTCGCAGCGCGGTCTCGTCACCGGCTTTCGCGTTCCAGTCGACCGCGCCGCCCACACCGTGCTCGTTGCGCAGCTCGTTCTGCACCGTCGGGGCCAACCGCCGCATGTGGAAGAGGAGTTCGTCCCGTGTGACGGGGTGTCCGTCGAGGGTGGCGATCCGGGTGCCGTCACCGCTGCCACGATGGCCGAGCAGCGTCGTCCCGGTGACGATCAGGGCGGTGAGGGCGACACAGGCGCCGAAGACCAGGAAGGCGGTTCTCCGGGGTGTGCCAGTCGTCCCGCGAGGTGTCCCGGTCCGCTTCACGAGGCCGCCTCGATCGCGTCCACCCGCGCGAGAACCGGTACGTCCCGGGACCGGATCACCTCGGCCCGTACGGAGTCGAGCTCGGTCGGCGGGAACGTCAGGATGCGCTGATGCCCCACCGAGTTCGCCTCGGCGAGTGGTGTCCAGCGGCCGTCCCGGTGGCCCCGGACGACGATGTGCTCGATGCGCTGTCCCTGGGTGATGTCCTCGCCCAGCACCACCGCCTCGACCACGTGGGGCCGGGGAAAGGAGAGCGTCACGGTGGTGAGGAGGCCCGCATCGTGGGAGGCCTCCGAGGACACGCGCTCCGTCGCCTCGATCCGCCGTGCCCTGAAGTCCCGTATGCGCTGCCCGAGTCGGCCGAGGACCGCCACGTCGGCGTCCGGGACGAGCCCGTCCCTCGCCGGCGGGACGTTCAGCAGGAAGCAGGAGTTGCCGCCGACCGCACGCAGGTAGACGGTGAACAGCTCTTCCACGGAACGGACTTGGCCGTCCTCGGCCGGATGATGGAACCAGCCGGGCCGGATCGAGGTGTTGACCTCGGCCGGGTACCAGACGAGATCGTCCTCGTGCCCGGCGAGAGCGGCACGGCTGCCGAGGTCGCGGTCGTCGCTGCGGACGAGACGGGCGAAGGCGCCGTCGTCGGCCCGCTGCGAACGGCCGGCGGTGCGCTCGGCGTCCTGGAGGGCGCGGGGGACGACACTCCACTCGTCGGGTCGGGTCTCACCGGCCTCGTTGCCGCACCAGCGGACATCGGGGCCGCACACACTGATGACCGCGTCCGGCTGCAGTGCGCGGACCACCGCGTAGTAGCGCTCCCAGTCGTAGGTCTGCCGCCTGCCGTTCGGGCCTTCGCCGTTGGCGCCGTCGAGCCACACGGAGAACACCGGCCCGTACCGGGTGAGCAGTTCGGTGAGCTGGGCGACGTAGAAGTCGTCGTACGCGGTGCCCGAGCCGTACGACGCCTCGGTGCGGTCCCAGGGGGAGAGGTAGACGCCGAACCGCAGACCGTGCCGGCGG
The sequence above is drawn from the Streptomyces griseiscabiei genome and encodes:
- a CDS encoding discoidin domain-containing protein; the encoded protein is MRPVDTGPPRPARTLYVGFVALLAALLVGALVPAAHAGTAPQREPVRIKPVWPGNTPNTTGGKDYFIDAALGRDSAAGTSPAAAWRTLGKANATTFAPGDRVLLKAGAQWQDEQLWPKGSGAAGRPITVSAYGDPDARRPYIATNGKVRSPFRADGTKNPATVGLTGAIVLRNQQYWNINNVELSNDDDFATDITTGTYVRDGIMISINADLLAGGADSVMDHFRISDVYVHHLDGPSTWQRIHYGAVNFQVFGSRSYKNYGTGGYYFKDVRIENNTFENVELHAVQFAFNWFAADGADAGQYDESGKWHEGWEQLWVRTRDLYSRDVYIGHNYAESVGQGAIQLANTKHMTVEYNEVNGYLERYDAVSCALYLWAGADSVMQFNEVYGGPDNEYDGTPWDLEYTNFNVTYQFNYSHDNAAGWMAYMGNSANSIARYNLSVNDNGVLVKNMLSTNYSPTYFTNNTFVYDGADLDYVHDETFLSRVYFLNNVFYNTSETRPTTWYRRTGALRQAVFAHNDYYEAGGTHSPQEPADPDGPRADPRFVGDPADYVTGAGVHRIREAAAHFALRDDSPLVDAGRYNPRLGTQDFLGRHIYHGDAPDIGMAETLIGPKVPNPVDDDPIEEEADNRADLALGRPVTASSTHPGANGTLTADRLTDGNPTTRWAAADDAAYPVTLDIDLGANTTFDQVYLDEYTDSGTNPRVRTFDLQRWDAAAGRWVTFATRDTGIGHDLTVSGFGDITTSRLRVALTGTIATERYTPTLTGISVYRSDG
- a CDS encoding alpha-L-fucosidase, translated to MTTAAANGRALARVRPSGRQLAWQALEFYGFLHFGMNTMTDREWGEGHDDPALFDPAGLDADQWVLALKSAGMTGVVLTCKHHDGFCLWPSDVTSYSVAASPWRGGRGDVVAEVADAARRHGLRFGVYLSPWDRTEASYGSGTAYDDFYVAQLTELLTRYGPVFSVWLDGANGEGPNGRRQTYDWERYYAVVRALQPDAVISVCGPDVRWCGNEAGETRPDEWSVVPRALQDAERTAGRSQRADDGAFARLVRSDDRDLGSRAALAGHEDDLVWYPAEVNTSIRPGWFHHPAEDGQVRSVEELFTVYLRAVGGNSCFLLNVPPARDGLVPDADVAVLGRLGQRIRDFRARRIEATERVSSEASHDAGLLTTVTLSFPRPHVVEAVVLGEDITQGQRIEHIVVRGHRDGRWTPLAEANSVGHQRILTFPPTELDSVRAEVIRSRDVPVLARVDAIEAAS
- a CDS encoding 4-carboxy-4-hydroxy-2-oxoadipate aldolase/oxaloacetate decarboxylase; this encodes MIRVSTKFERPDATVVERLSAFSSATVHEAQGRLGALDSAIKPVDHRMSLCGPAFTVQCAPRDNLMLQTAIAYARPGDIVVVSAGAYEEAGSFGDVLANACQAKGLGGLVTDTGVRDTEDLRALGFPVFSRSVSVKGTVKETVGPMCEPVTVGGVLVRPGDVVRADADGVVVVRREDAAEVVTLSQERIDAEAGYIAAYRSGRTVIEMCGLEPLLAAKGLVVDDE